In one Lolium rigidum isolate FL_2022 chromosome 3, APGP_CSIRO_Lrig_0.1, whole genome shotgun sequence genomic region, the following are encoded:
- the LOC124695180 gene encoding polygalacturonase ADPG1-like, with the protein MAMASRKVVLAVLFLLLLFIFPAIAFAFTGGMHTESVHRRLGETSVKADTLSHRPVQRHRKLGQETKPPQDAEFNVVSYGAVGDGKTDDTPAFQKAWAAACSSSKPATMLVPKEKEFLVKQTTFSGQCKSSVRFKLDGTLVAPGRSSWPKENMNKWIVFNNVDKLTVSGEGTMDGKGEVWWKNSCRINKNLKCTEAPTALLLSKCKHLKVENIKLLNSQQMHMSVEDCKDVVLKHITIVAPGDSPNTDGIHIARTKDIQVMDCNIKTGDDCMSIETGTENLYASKITCGPGHGISVGSLGDKNSEARVSNITINKAHLIGTTNGARIKSWQGGKGYAKDITFEDIIMDKVKNPIIIDQNYCYMDDPLQPKACKKQTSAVELSNIQFKNIRGTSGTKEAIKLDCSDTIPCHDLVMQDVKLTFSGKGKGATSTCKNAKLKKSDNVIPKTC; encoded by the coding sequence ATGGCCATGGCATCTCGCAAGGTCGTCCTGGCAGTGCTTTTCCTGCTGTTATTGTTCATCTTCCCGGCAATTGCCTTTGCATTTACAGGCGGCATGCATACAGAGTCCGTGCACCGCAGACTGGGAGAGACGAGCGTCAAGGCCGACACGCTGAGCCACAGACCTGTCCAGCGACATCGCAAACTTGGTCAAGAGACCAAGCCTCCTCAGGACGCCGAGTTCAACGTGGTTAGCTATGGAGCCGTTGGCGATGGCAAAACTGATGACACCCCGGCGTTTCAGAAAGCTTGGGCCGCGGCCTGCTCATCGTCTAAGCCAGCCACCATGTTGGTTCCGAAGGAGAAGGAATTTCTCGTCAAGCAGACCACCTTCTCGGGGCAGTGCAAGTCGAGCGTCAGATTCAAGCTCGACGGAACGTTGGTAGCTCCCGGACGATCATCTTGGCCGAAGGAGAACATGAATAAGTGGATCGTGTTTAACAACGTTGATAAGCTAACCGTGTCGGGCGAAGGGACTATGGACGGGAAAGGCGAAGTATGGTGGAAGAACTCGTGCCGAATCAACAAGAACCTCAAGTGCACAGAGGCCCCCACGGCGTTGTTGCTcagcaagtgcaagcacttgaagGTAGAAAATATCAAGCTCTTAAACAGCCAGCAAATGCATATGTCCGTCGAAGATTGCAAGGACGTGGTTCTAAAGCATATCACGATCGTTGCGCCCGGAGACAGCCCTAATACCGATGGCATCCACATTGCCCGCACGAAGGATATACAAGTTATGGATTGCAACATTAAAACTGGAGACGATTGCATGTCTATCGAGACCGGAACTGAGAACTTGTACGCCTCAAAGATAACATGTGGCCCGGGTCACGGAATCAGCGTCGGAAGCTTGGGTGACAAAAATTCTGAAGCTCGTGTTTCCAACATAACTATCAACAAAGCACACCTTATTGGCACGACGAATGGTGCACGCATAAAATCGTGGCAAGGAGGAAAGGGATATGCCAAGGACATCACATTTGAGGATATCATCATGGACAAGGTCAAGAATCCAATAATCATTGACCAAAATTATTGCTATATGGATGATCCTTTGCAGCCCAAGGCATGCAAGAAACAAACTTCGGCGGTGGAGCTAAGTAATATCCAGTTCAAGAATATAAGAGGCACGAGTGGAACAAAAGAGGCTATCAAGCTAGACTGCAGCGACACCATCCCATGCCATGATCTAGTGATGCAGGATGTAAAACTTACCTTCAGCGGAAAAGGCAAAGGTGCTACAAGTACATGCAAGAACGCTAAGCTAAAGAAATCGGACAATGTCATTCCAAAAACATGCTGA